One part of the Bacteroidia bacterium genome encodes these proteins:
- a CDS encoding COR domain-containing protein, with protein sequence MNVDINLDPFEQAVLRIEEAIDKDSKQLDLTGLKLTKLPKIIGDLPNLELLHLAWNELSSLPEEIGSLKCLKTLHLSSNKFENIPKQITGLKNLKEFYARKNLIEIIPDYISDFSNLELLDLFNNYIDRISHKIENLSTIKNLNLKGNRLKEIPLGLTNLDKLEKLILSDNQLVALPEEIGNLKNLQKLYLRDNRLLSVPKELAKLKYLERLDLKGNNLSDLPEEFLSLSNLQTNKRYDDRKLGLNLKGNQFNIPDQLYKREPLEIIQFINDLKNVEKIPQNNYSLKEAKLIFLGSGFVGKTSLIKMLTQGLYNSDEVKTDGIAINDWRIRVNDTEIVAHIWDFGGQEIMHATHRFFMTSRSVYVLVINPRIEDSYGDSELEYWLKLIGSYAGSVPIIIAINKCETHPMDIGKASLLEKYPNVIEIVETSCVANFGIESLKENIIKGLRNLPHLDDHIPESYLAIKEKVVSINKDYISYSEYENLTMRIAPELNDRSRQVLVDLLHDLGIVLNFTEDKILSDTYVINPEWITHGVYKIINSYALIANRGVITDQEIDLILDNYKYPTIRERQFIIGMMLKFELCYQIPDKPKTYYVPSGFAKDRPKIEWDNHNSDILRFQYHYNVLPPAIMSRFIVKVHSLINENNYWRYGAIIQKDGCKSLIKADLTERKIFIEVHGDGYKRDLLSFIRGQFDLIHRTYVDIGVKAMIPLDKYSKEVVDYKSLLIYEEMGMKDYFAPELRRKFLVKDLLDGVGGSSFNEIMPPPKEPLYSKSFQEKEYKSNEGLFILPESSSIFQKKELISQYFVDNGVEIFFYDNEIIPDLKNRINRSNYVIADFSIPNPLTMKTFSICQETKTTLIPIVIEDANWIHSLDLSTYFKYSPNNLEVTLDQIANWTKSILLK encoded by the coding sequence ATGAATGTTGATATCAACCTTGATCCTTTTGAGCAGGCAGTTTTAAGGATTGAGGAAGCAATTGATAAGGACTCTAAACAGTTAGATTTAACGGGTCTAAAGCTGACTAAATTACCTAAGATAATAGGTGATCTTCCAAATTTAGAACTTCTTCATCTAGCATGGAATGAGCTTAGCTCTCTCCCAGAAGAAATAGGCTCACTAAAATGTCTTAAGACTCTACACTTAAGCTCCAATAAATTTGAAAATATTCCCAAACAGATAACAGGCTTGAAAAATCTTAAAGAATTTTATGCCCGGAAAAATTTAATTGAGATAATACCTGATTATATTTCTGATTTTAGCAATCTGGAACTGCTTGATTTATTTAACAACTATATTGATAGGATTTCGCATAAAATTGAAAATTTATCAACAATAAAGAATTTAAATTTAAAAGGGAATAGGTTAAAAGAAATCCCTTTAGGGTTAACTAATCTTGATAAGCTTGAGAAGTTGATTTTAAGCGATAATCAACTTGTAGCTCTACCTGAAGAAATAGGAAACTTAAAAAACCTACAGAAGCTTTACCTAAGAGATAATAGGTTATTATCTGTTCCAAAGGAATTGGCAAAATTAAAGTACTTGGAACGCCTAGACTTAAAGGGGAATAATTTAAGTGATTTGCCTGAGGAATTTTTGAGCTTATCAAACCTTCAGACGAATAAGAGATATGATGACAGAAAATTAGGGTTAAACTTAAAGGGGAACCAATTTAATATTCCGGATCAGCTATACAAAAGAGAGCCTCTTGAAATTATTCAATTCATTAATGATTTAAAGAATGTAGAAAAAATTCCTCAGAACAATTACTCTCTTAAAGAAGCAAAGCTAATTTTTCTTGGATCAGGATTTGTTGGAAAAACGTCTTTGATCAAAATGTTGACGCAAGGTTTGTACAATTCGGATGAAGTAAAAACCGATGGTATAGCTATAAATGATTGGCGAATAAGGGTTAATGACACTGAAATAGTTGCTCATATTTGGGATTTTGGTGGTCAAGAAATTATGCATGCAACGCATAGATTCTTTATGACCTCAAGATCTGTTTACGTTTTGGTAATCAACCCCAGGATAGAAGATTCATATGGAGATTCTGAACTTGAATATTGGTTGAAATTGATAGGATCATACGCTGGATCTGTTCCTATCATAATTGCTATAAATAAATGTGAGACACATCCTATGGATATAGGAAAAGCAAGTCTTCTAGAGAAATATCCTAATGTAATTGAAATTGTAGAAACTTCTTGCGTAGCGAATTTTGGTATAGAATCATTAAAAGAAAATATCATCAAAGGGCTCAGGAATTTGCCTCACCTTGATGATCATATTCCAGAGAGCTATTTAGCAATAAAAGAAAAAGTGGTTTCAATAAATAAAGATTATATAAGCTATTCTGAGTATGAGAATTTAACAATGCGTATAGCTCCAGAGCTAAATGATAGGAGCAGGCAGGTTTTGGTAGACCTTTTACATGATCTTGGTATCGTATTGAATTTTACAGAAGATAAAATACTTAGTGACACCTATGTAATTAATCCAGAATGGATCACCCATGGAGTTTACAAAATCATTAATTCATATGCTTTAATTGCTAATAGAGGGGTCATAACAGACCAAGAAATTGATTTGATTCTTGATAATTACAAATACCCTACCATTAGAGAGAGACAATTCATTATTGGGATGATGCTTAAATTTGAGCTTTGTTATCAGATTCCTGATAAGCCCAAGACATATTACGTTCCCAGTGGTTTTGCTAAAGATCGACCAAAAATCGAATGGGATAACCATAATAGTGATATTTTAAGATTCCAATACCATTATAATGTTCTGCCTCCAGCAATAATGTCTAGATTTATTGTTAAGGTTCACTCACTCATAAATGAGAATAATTATTGGAGATATGGGGCTATTATTCAGAAGGATGGATGTAAATCTCTTATTAAAGCAGATTTAACAGAACGCAAAATCTTTATTGAGGTACATGGTGATGGATATAAAAGAGATTTGCTGTCTTTTATCAGGGGACAATTTGACTTGATCCATAGGACTTATGTAGACATTGGTGTTAAAGCAATGATTCCACTAGATAAATACTCCAAGGAAGTTGTAGACTATAAAAGCCTTCTAATTTATGAAGAAATGGGGATGAAAGATTATTTTGCTCCAGAGCTAAGACGAAAGTTCCTGGTAAAAGACTTATTAGATGGAGTAGGAGGTTCTTCGTTTAATGAAATCATGCCGCCGCCGAAGGAACCTCTATATAGTAAATCCTTCCAAGAGAAAGAGTACAAATCTAATGAAGGACTTTTCATTTTACCTGAGAGTTCTTCTATTTTTCAAAAAAAGGAGTTGATAAGCCAATACTTTGTAGATAATGGGGTAGAAATATTTTTCTATGATAATGAAATAATACCAGACCTTAAGAATCGCATAAATAGATCAAATTATGTGATCGCGGATTTCTCTATCCCTAATCCTTTGACAATGAAAACGTTTAGCATTTGTCAGGAAACAAAAACAACACTGATCCCAATAGTGATTGAAGATGCTAATTGGATACATAGCCTGGACCTCAGTACCTATTTCAAATATTCTCCAAATAACTTAGAGGTTACTTTGGATCAAATTGCTAATTGGACAAAAAGTATTTTACTGAAATGA
- a CDS encoding helix-turn-helix transcriptional regulator gives MDYKQHIGLKVRELLSKKNITQTRLAEVLGTTKQHITKLLDNPDWKASKIQAVITAFEVEPAYFFEVKEVVGKKDLIIQGLEKRVEDCERIIAEKERLIGVLMGENSG, from the coding sequence ATGGACTACAAACAACACATCGGTCTGAAAGTGAGAGAATTACTCTCAAAAAAAAATATTACCCAAACTAGGTTGGCGGAAGTATTGGGAACAACTAAACAGCATATTACTAAGCTGTTGGATAATCCCGACTGGAAGGCTAGTAAGATCCAGGCGGTGATTACGGCCTTTGAGGTGGAGCCTGCTTATTTTTTCGAGGTGAAGGAGGTAGTTGGGAAGAAGGATCTGATTATCCAGGGACTGGAGAAGCGGGTTGAGGATTGTGAAAGGATTATTGCGGAGAAGGAGAGGCTGATTGGGGTTTTGATGGGGGAAAATAGTGGTTAA
- a CDS encoding DUF5906 domain-containing protein translates to MTNTKSYCQERLEELGINPEINKIRVVEPQSGQRREIAFFVPDHLNDDILIHYVSLQSERETYLKSKKERPYIVRRKKVIEKGAKYISPAGASTRPFFPRSIIQKYALGEKIRTLIITEGQFKAFKGCMHGLDVIGVSGIHNLKNAAKDRLHKDLGEIIEKCQVENVVFLIDADLKEVHYAPDPDDPEAEENRDLAKRPYSFCSAVNNFKELLKAFEVETYFCHIREELSVKAKGLDDLLVYHKGREELVVSDLLLLGSAPQKYFKTQQLSKMSFPQFKQYFHINNVQDFYTTYSHIIGSGIFTWLRGKYQYKDTPDGGEVELLRHPDSYMYIRVGCDYYKKINKLNAAGELEPQLKIWRVGEIQRDYVYTKVCPNIFSMIPKYDCFTNYPDHSENYKQIIKAQDSVNYNIYFPLPHTMQPGTWECIDKFIHHIFGKQYEMGMDYLNILYRFPLQKQYILCLVNELRNTGKSTFLFFLRMMFGENVTIASSDDFNDSFNSSYASKLVVGIDEGFIDKKTVLERLKSMSTSPKINMNAKGRDKQEIDFFAKFVLTSNDERNFVNIDQQEIRFWVVKVPQFKEEDPDLIHKMKAEMPAFLYYLSNRQITHPKKSRMWFSHELVETDALKHIKQSSKSWIEKSIIHYVTSMMKDFGEERILLTLSDIVRYLNKEQGNRYKDFHIAQTLKEKMKLKPLKQQRYKIPVWDFGEFADIKIFQSKNGRPYEFLSTEFLNEEELLEVKETQELLANSR, encoded by the coding sequence ATGACTAATACAAAATCCTACTGCCAGGAAAGACTAGAAGAACTCGGTATAAACCCTGAGATAAACAAAATCCGAGTTGTCGAACCTCAATCCGGCCAAAGACGAGAAATCGCTTTCTTTGTACCTGATCATCTAAACGACGATATTCTGATACATTATGTATCTCTTCAGTCAGAACGGGAAACTTATCTAAAATCCAAAAAGGAAAGACCCTATATCGTTCGCCGCAAGAAGGTGATTGAGAAGGGCGCCAAATATATTTCCCCTGCTGGAGCCAGTACCCGGCCATTCTTTCCGAGGTCCATTATCCAGAAATATGCTTTGGGCGAAAAGATCAGAACCTTGATTATCACCGAAGGGCAGTTCAAAGCCTTCAAAGGCTGTATGCATGGCCTGGATGTGATTGGGGTTTCTGGTATACATAACCTAAAGAATGCAGCTAAGGATCGCTTGCATAAGGACCTGGGAGAGATTATTGAAAAATGCCAGGTGGAGAATGTGGTATTTCTGATTGATGCGGATTTGAAAGAAGTACATTATGCTCCAGATCCTGATGATCCAGAAGCAGAAGAGAATCGCGACCTGGCCAAGCGTCCCTATTCCTTTTGCTCTGCTGTAAACAATTTCAAAGAGCTCCTAAAGGCATTTGAGGTGGAGACCTACTTCTGCCATATTCGAGAAGAACTTTCTGTCAAAGCCAAAGGCCTGGATGATCTCCTGGTTTATCACAAAGGAAGAGAAGAACTGGTTGTTTCTGATCTATTACTCCTCGGAAGTGCTCCTCAAAAGTATTTCAAAACCCAGCAGCTATCCAAAATGAGTTTCCCACAGTTTAAGCAGTATTTCCACATCAACAATGTGCAGGACTTTTATACCACTTATAGCCATATTATTGGCTCAGGAATCTTCACCTGGCTTCGAGGTAAATATCAATACAAAGATACGCCCGATGGTGGTGAAGTCGAGCTCCTTCGGCATCCAGATAGCTATATGTACATCCGAGTAGGCTGCGATTATTATAAAAAGATCAATAAGCTCAACGCAGCTGGAGAACTGGAACCTCAGCTGAAGATTTGGCGGGTAGGAGAAATTCAGCGGGATTATGTCTATACCAAAGTTTGTCCCAATATCTTTTCCATGATCCCCAAATATGACTGCTTTACCAATTATCCCGACCATAGCGAAAATTACAAGCAAATTATCAAGGCCCAGGATTCGGTGAATTACAATATATATTTCCCCCTCCCCCACACAATGCAGCCAGGTACTTGGGAATGCATTGACAAATTCATCCACCATATCTTCGGCAAGCAGTATGAAATGGGCATGGATTATCTCAACATCCTCTACCGCTTTCCTTTGCAAAAGCAATACATCCTCTGCCTGGTCAATGAACTTCGAAATACGGGCAAAAGTACCTTTCTCTTTTTCTTGCGAATGATGTTTGGAGAGAATGTTACCATTGCCTCTTCCGATGATTTCAATGATTCCTTCAACAGCTCCTATGCTTCCAAATTGGTGGTAGGAATTGATGAGGGTTTTATTGACAAGAAGACGGTACTTGAACGGCTCAAGTCTATGTCCACCAGCCCTAAGATCAATATGAATGCTAAGGGCCGGGACAAGCAGGAGATTGATTTCTTCGCCAAGTTTGTGCTGACCTCCAATGATGAACGCAATTTTGTCAACATAGATCAGCAGGAAATTCGCTTTTGGGTAGTAAAGGTTCCGCAGTTCAAGGAAGAGGATCCAGACCTTATCCACAAGATGAAAGCTGAGATGCCCGCCTTTCTCTATTACCTATCCAATAGGCAAATTACTCACCCCAAGAAAAGTCGCATGTGGTTTTCTCATGAGCTTGTTGAAACGGATGCCCTCAAGCATATCAAGCAGTCTTCCAAATCCTGGATTGAGAAATCCATCATTCATTATGTTACGAGTATGATGAAGGACTTTGGGGAAGAGCGGATTTTGCTTACCCTGAGTGATATTGTTCGATACCTCAATAAGGAGCAAGGGAATCGATATAAGGATTTTCATATTGCTCAGACCTTGAAAGAGAAGATGAAGCTAAAGCCACTCAAGCAGCAACGTTATAAGATTCCGGTTTGGGATTTTGGAGAGTTTGCTGATATCAAAATATTTCAAAGTAAAAATGGGAGGCCTTATGAGTTCTTATCAACTGAATTTTTGAATGAAGAGGAGCTTTTGGAGGTCAAGGAAACCCAAGAACTTTTGGCAAATTCTAGGTAA
- a CDS encoding SUMF1/EgtB/PvdO family nonheme iron enzyme gives MDIPGLDFILERGFKGATRLIKGKQSFKRTFYKCLKKHLRKEEGLRKRETKRIIKIIKADLESLNWFKVSQLPKFYELSETLIEKHKFSFQSVEIFYKSFVSAIISNDELSELIKRHNDFNESQAFPGEDDNIRKSKILLKYCHKVFKEFGTIFLFGKKSSSQDIKVNDRVKGMDSGFIPLSFFSSREDLHTFEIYNILSDDSKKLFLISGLPGSGKTTLLRYLAFRSSQKSIQKQEEIIPVYIRLKNFNRKKSSLIKFIEWAIDRSLEKFSDLEIFTEKDTFLGNSMVLLLDGVDEIEDQSTNNTFHEELGKLTKKYPRCRIIVTSRPINLDPANYQNFEYLRVKPLEKELIHKYINEWFFDHKEKASLLINTLNKSPRILSLAENPFLLSMICFTFEQSGDSALIERRSDLYHNCIRFLLGRLYDPEFGKLEEKNFEEALNILKDLSLRFFLWQESHFPVDHVNVFGKRIITPNIIGKTSKFLERVQRDTGIIQNSSEGFTFTHRSLWEYFTALSLLEKDIDFVICQAGNPHWEEVIRLFAGLLDSEEEIQRLINGLWNINRPLALRTTTEIKISSAELIGSLVSLEGGNQAKLMLINSLEASLPLIHESMQKMLIHETLNILLKTLNEKDCEVIYHAHELLEREELHPLEPGGLIYDLFDLGNSEERLAKLEKDQASKLEWVKVDGGTFWMGQEDTYFNEVPLHAVHIDTFEISKHPVTNRLFSIFPFKNSEIPDDKDNLPVAGRTWYEAYYFSLFLNSSLPTESEWEYAVRGGQQAVRTRYFFGDESDKLENYAWFGEPKRKEAYAVDEINPKTGETNLNRLGIANMLGNVWEWCLDNYYEYKDIAWDKKLIKNPIAPKQNEARIFRGGTYKGSKDTARCARRVFSHPTNTGSTVGFRLVRRSSELNPLS, from the coding sequence ATGGATATTCCTGGCTTAGATTTTATCTTAGAACGAGGTTTTAAGGGAGCTACAAGATTAATTAAAGGGAAGCAGAGCTTCAAAAGAACATTTTATAAGTGTCTGAAAAAACATTTAAGAAAAGAAGAGGGATTAAGAAAGAGAGAGACAAAAAGAATAATCAAGATAATAAAAGCGGATTTAGAATCATTGAACTGGTTTAAAGTAAGTCAGCTACCTAAATTTTATGAGTTAAGTGAAACTCTTATTGAAAAGCATAAATTTTCATTCCAATCCGTAGAAATATTCTACAAGAGTTTTGTCTCAGCAATTATAAGTAATGATGAACTATCTGAATTAATTAAGAGGCATAATGATTTTAATGAAAGTCAAGCATTTCCAGGTGAAGATGATAATATCAGAAAATCAAAGATTTTACTAAAATATTGTCATAAAGTATTCAAGGAATTTGGGACTATATTTCTATTTGGTAAGAAAAGTTCATCGCAGGATATAAAGGTTAATGATAGAGTTAAAGGTATGGATTCAGGATTCATCCCTTTAAGTTTTTTTTCTAGCAGAGAAGACTTACATACTTTTGAAATCTATAATATATTATCTGATGACTCTAAAAAGCTTTTTCTTATTTCTGGCCTGCCAGGAAGTGGAAAGACCACTCTTCTGAGATATTTAGCTTTTCGGTCATCTCAGAAATCAATTCAAAAGCAAGAAGAAATTATTCCTGTTTACATAAGGCTCAAAAATTTTAATAGAAAGAAGAGCTCATTAATCAAATTTATTGAATGGGCTATTGACAGGAGCCTAGAAAAGTTCAGCGATTTAGAAATCTTCACTGAAAAGGATACTTTTCTTGGTAATTCGATGGTATTATTGTTAGATGGAGTTGACGAAATAGAAGATCAGTCTACTAATAATACATTTCATGAGGAGCTTGGGAAATTGACAAAAAAATATCCAAGGTGCAGAATAATAGTTACATCTAGGCCAATTAATTTAGATCCAGCCAATTACCAAAATTTTGAGTATTTGAGAGTAAAACCTCTTGAAAAGGAATTGATCCATAAATATATTAATGAGTGGTTTTTTGATCATAAGGAAAAGGCTTCTTTACTCATAAATACTTTAAATAAATCACCTCGAATCCTATCTCTGGCAGAAAACCCTTTTCTTCTAAGTATGATCTGTTTCACTTTTGAACAAAGTGGTGATTCGGCTCTAATTGAAAGAAGAAGTGACCTATATCATAATTGCATTCGATTTCTGCTAGGTAGATTATATGATCCCGAGTTTGGCAAATTAGAAGAAAAGAATTTTGAGGAAGCATTAAATATCTTGAAAGACCTGTCTCTGCGTTTCTTTTTGTGGCAGGAATCTCACTTTCCGGTAGACCATGTTAATGTTTTTGGGAAAAGAATTATTACTCCTAATATCATAGGTAAAACTTCAAAATTTTTAGAAAGGGTTCAAAGAGATACGGGCATTATTCAGAATTCAAGTGAGGGTTTTACATTTACACATAGATCTCTTTGGGAATATTTTACTGCACTTTCCTTATTGGAAAAAGACATTGACTTTGTGATTTGTCAGGCTGGAAATCCTCATTGGGAAGAGGTGATCAGACTTTTTGCGGGTTTATTAGACTCAGAAGAAGAAATTCAAAGACTAATTAATGGACTTTGGAATATCAATAGACCTCTTGCTTTGAGAACCACCACTGAAATCAAAATTTCTTCCGCAGAGCTAATCGGATCTCTAGTCAGTTTGGAGGGAGGTAATCAGGCGAAACTAATGTTAATCAATTCTCTTGAGGCATCCCTACCTTTAATTCATGAATCTATGCAGAAAATGCTGATTCATGAGACCTTAAATATTTTACTAAAGACCTTGAATGAAAAAGACTGCGAGGTGATATATCATGCACATGAATTATTGGAACGAGAAGAGCTACATCCTTTAGAACCGGGAGGATTAATATATGATTTGTTTGATTTAGGGAACTCAGAAGAAAGACTAGCAAAACTTGAAAAAGATCAGGCTTCTAAGCTAGAATGGGTTAAAGTTGACGGAGGAACATTTTGGATGGGACAGGAAGATACATATTTCAATGAGGTGCCTCTTCATGCGGTGCATATTGATACCTTTGAGATTTCTAAGCACCCTGTAACAAATAGATTGTTTTCTATATTTCCTTTTAAAAATTCAGAAATCCCAGATGATAAAGACAATCTTCCTGTTGCAGGCAGAACTTGGTATGAGGCATATTATTTCTCACTCTTTCTTAATTCCAGTTTACCTACAGAATCAGAGTGGGAGTATGCGGTTAGAGGGGGGCAGCAAGCAGTCCGAACGAGATATTTTTTTGGAGATGAAAGTGATAAGCTTGAAAATTATGCCTGGTTTGGTGAACCCAAGAGGAAAGAAGCTTATGCCGTAGATGAAATAAATCCCAAAACTGGAGAAACAAATTTAAATCGATTGGGGATTGCAAATATGCTTGGAAATGTTTGGGAGTGGTGTCTGGATAATTATTATGAATATAAAGATATAGCTTGGGACAAAAAACTGATAAAAAATCCGATTGCTCCAAAACAAAATGAAGCTCGGATCTTCAGAGGTGGTACGTATAAAGGATCAAAAGACACCGCCAGATGTGCTAGGAGAGTATTTAGCCATCCAACTAATACAGGCTCAACTGTTGGCTTCAGACTTGTTAGAAGGTCATCAGAGTTAAACCCCTTGTCTTGA
- a CDS encoding acyltransferase domain-containing protein produces the protein MNTAFVFSGQGPFWPETGKDLFKKEQVFRHVIEECEYLIKRIGGWSLKDTLFLSKSDAKIDNTAIAQPAYFAFQVALFTLLQKKGFEPAAVIGHSTGEVAAAYCAGVMNLEDSIKVIYHRGRLMERLTGKGRMLWAKLFYEEAKKILVEYPGQEKVSICAVNEPSSTVFSGEVESIKNFYYYLLDLEIGAIELSFNYGFHCYLVDDLCPELVSSLRGIKASSHEIPIVSTVEGTFLDGERFGEDYWSANIRNTVLFRFGIEALIEEGINNFVEISPRPLLLGSIDECLGYKDVEGLTLPTLDKGFNDFDVLNKSLKVLQTLAK, from the coding sequence ATGAACACCGCATTTGTATTCTCCGGTCAGGGCCCCTTTTGGCCAGAAACAGGTAAGGATCTATTCAAAAAGGAACAAGTATTTAGACATGTTATTGAAGAGTGTGAGTATTTGATAAAAAGAATAGGTGGTTGGTCCTTGAAGGATACTTTATTCCTTTCTAAAAGTGATGCGAAAATCGATAATACTGCAATAGCTCAACCGGCCTATTTTGCATTTCAAGTTGCTCTTTTTACTTTATTACAGAAAAAAGGCTTTGAACCTGCTGCAGTTATTGGACATAGTACTGGTGAAGTTGCAGCGGCATATTGTGCAGGAGTTATGAATCTCGAGGATTCAATCAAAGTAATTTATCATAGAGGTAGGCTAATGGAAAGGTTAACAGGTAAAGGACGAATGTTATGGGCTAAGTTATTTTACGAAGAAGCAAAAAAAATATTAGTGGAGTATCCTGGCCAAGAGAAAGTTTCAATCTGTGCTGTAAATGAACCTTCTTCAACTGTATTTTCTGGCGAAGTAGAGTCGATAAAAAACTTTTATTATTACCTTTTAGATTTAGAAATAGGCGCTATTGAATTAAGTTTTAACTATGGCTTTCATTGCTATTTGGTTGATGATTTGTGCCCAGAATTAGTATCTTCATTAAGAGGAATTAAGGCTTCTTCTCATGAAATACCCATTGTTTCTACAGTAGAAGGTACATTCCTTGACGGAGAAAGATTTGGTGAGGATTATTGGAGTGCTAACATAAGGAATACGGTTCTTTTTAGATTTGGAATTGAAGCTTTAATTGAGGAGGGAATTAATAATTTCGTTGAGATTAGCCCTCGTCCTTTATTATTAGGATCAATAGATGAATGCCTAGGATATAAAGATGTTGAAGGTCTTACTCTACCAACTTTGGATAAAGGTTTTAATGATTTTGATGTTTTGAATAAGAGCTTAAAAGTTCTTCAAACTTTAGCAAAATAG
- a CDS encoding fatty acid--CoA ligase family protein: MDNIKFLIDVFTEERNNTSIIWRNKKYDYGWLIKSIKKYRNLLDESKVLAGTVCAIQSNYSPNTIALFFAMISKNCIVVPITSINENQIEYLVKASYVDLIFRKDSNDEFEIIKVRNKLSNDLILSLKVDKRPGLILFSSGSTGEMKVILLDFVRLFKKFFIKKRKFVTVSFLLFDHIGGLNTMLYCLSNGGSLVIAEQRDPNYILELIENHKVELLPTSPTFMNLILLGGNYESYDLSSLKLITYGTEPMLEFTLQKFRSVFPSIKLQQTYGLSEVGILRSKSESSDSLFLKVGGEGFETKIVDGILHIKAESSMVGYLNSPNPISKDGWFNTQDLVEEKGEFIRILGRKSDIINVGGQKVYPGEVENLIQEIESVIDVVVYGKENPIIGNFVCAKVRLISEITSSEEDDMRSIILNYCSENLDDHFKVPMEIDFTTKDLHNQRFKKSRNSNDII; encoded by the coding sequence ATGGATAATATCAAATTTTTGATTGATGTATTCACCGAAGAAAGGAATAATACATCTATAATCTGGCGCAATAAAAAGTATGATTATGGATGGCTTATTAAATCAATTAAAAAGTACCGAAATCTATTAGATGAGAGTAAGGTATTGGCTGGGACTGTATGTGCAATACAAAGTAACTATTCCCCTAATACGATCGCTTTATTTTTTGCAATGATTAGTAAGAATTGTATTGTAGTTCCAATAACAAGTATTAATGAAAATCAAATAGAATATTTAGTTAAAGCTTCTTATGTTGATCTAATCTTTCGAAAAGACTCGAATGACGAGTTCGAAATAATTAAGGTTAGAAATAAGTTATCTAATGACCTTATTCTTAGCTTAAAAGTGGATAAAAGACCAGGATTAATTCTCTTTTCATCTGGATCAACTGGGGAAATGAAAGTCATTTTACTTGATTTTGTCAGATTGTTTAAAAAGTTCTTTATAAAGAAAAGAAAGTTCGTAACGGTTTCGTTTTTGTTGTTTGATCATATTGGTGGATTAAATACAATGCTTTATTGTCTATCAAACGGCGGCTCACTAGTGATAGCAGAGCAGAGAGATCCAAATTATATTCTTGAATTGATAGAGAATCATAAGGTCGAACTCCTACCAACATCTCCAACCTTCATGAATTTGATTCTTTTGGGGGGGAATTATGAGAGTTATGACCTCTCATCTTTGAAGTTAATTACATATGGTACAGAGCCAATGCTGGAATTTACTCTTCAAAAATTTCGTAGTGTTTTTCCCTCAATAAAACTTCAACAGACTTACGGATTGTCAGAGGTTGGGATATTACGCTCTAAGTCTGAAAGCTCTGATTCATTATTTTTAAAAGTTGGAGGAGAGGGATTTGAAACAAAAATTGTGGATGGGATTCTTCATATAAAGGCAGAATCATCTATGGTGGGGTATTTAAATTCACCAAACCCCATTAGTAAGGATGGTTGGTTTAATACTCAAGACTTAGTAGAAGAGAAAGGAGAATTTATCAGAATACTTGGAAGAAAGTCAGATATAATTAATGTTGGAGGACAAAAAGTCTATCCGGGAGAAGTTGAGAATTTGATTCAAGAAATAGAAAGTGTCATTGATGTAGTCGTTTATGGAAAGGAAAATCCTATTATAGGTAATTTTGTTTGTGCAAAAGTTCGGTTGATAAGTGAAATAACTTCATCAGAAGAGGATGATATGAGAAGTATAATCTTGAATTATTGTAGTGAAAATTTGGATGACCACTTTAAAGTTCCAATGGAGATAGACTTTACTACCAAGGATTTACATAATCAGAGATTTAAAAAAAGTAGAAACTCCAACGACATAATATGA
- a CDS encoding MBL fold metallo-hydrolase, producing MLKVKKFQTGRLKTNSYVLHDNDKRSFIIDPASAYELIINFVRKNDLNVKGIIATHGHFDHVGQSSKLKEVLNSPFFLHEKDEELLEHLPFYLGLIEKDLEAQIPLIDFYPIKNSVHLNNQQIKIIYTPGHTLGSICIRIGNILFTGDTIFKGGIGSVDEYWGNSKLMLDSIELLRSLPGNLTILPGHGEKAILKEALSK from the coding sequence TTGCTAAAAGTTAAAAAATTCCAAACCGGCAGACTTAAAACGAATTCTTATGTTTTGCATGATAATGATAAACGAAGTTTTATAATTGACCCAGCTAGCGCTTATGAATTGATAATTAATTTCGTAAGAAAAAATGATCTAAATGTAAAAGGAATTATAGCAACTCATGGGCATTTCGATCACGTTGGGCAATCTTCAAAACTAAAAGAGGTATTAAATTCACCATTTTTTTTACATGAAAAAGATGAAGAATTATTAGAGCACTTGCCTTTTTATCTTGGCTTAATTGAAAAGGATCTTGAAGCTCAGATTCCATTAATTGATTTTTATCCAATTAAGAATTCGGTCCATCTAAATAACCAACAGATTAAAATCATTTATACTCCTGGACACACTTTAGGTAGTATATGTATAAGGATTGGAAATATTTTATTTACCGGAGACACCATATTCAAGGGTGGAATTGGAAGTGTAGATGAATACTGGGGAAATAGTAAACTGATGCTAGACTCAATTGAGTTATTAAGAAGTTTGCCAGGAAATTTAACAATTCTCCCTGGTCACGGGGAGAAAGCAATACTAAAGGAAGCTCTATCAAAATAA